In Chryseobacterium camelliae, one DNA window encodes the following:
- the rpsA gene encoding 30S ribosomal protein S1 codes for MSKETNSAELLLNQNVAPEQFDWDSFESGLDADARKEKSDLEEIYNGSLNNLDDNDVLVGKVVRLTDKEAIVDINFKSEGVISLNEFRYNQGLKVGDEVEVMVDRREDKTGQLQLSHKKARTLKAWDKVNELHETGEIVNGFVKSRTKGGMIVDVHGIEAFLPGSQIDVKPIKDYDQFVGKTMEFKVVKINPEFKNVVVSHKALIEADIEGQKKEIIAQLEKGQVLEGTVKNITSYGVFIDLGGVDGLIHITDLSWSRVNHPSEILEDGQTVKVVILDFDDEKTRIQLGMKQLEPHPWDALSADLKVGDKVKGKVVVLADYGAFVEIAPGVEGLIHVSEMSWSTHLRSAGDFVKVGDEVEAEVLTLDREERKISLGIKQLSKDPWENIEAKYPVGSQHVGTVRNFTNFGVFVELEEGIDGLIYISDLSWTKKIKHPSEFCAVGDKLDVVVLELDIQARRLSLGHKQLTENPWDTFETKYAEGTIHAGKAVDVHDKGASVQFEDAEVEAFCPSRLLEKEDGSKIKKGEEADFKVIEFNKEFKRVVVSHTGIFRDEEKKNVRESSNNRSNNVSSSSNEERSTLGDIDALAELKRKMEEGK; via the coding sequence ATGTCAAAAGAGACAAATTCAGCAGAATTATTATTAAACCAAAACGTAGCACCTGAACAATTTGACTGGGATTCTTTCGAATCTGGTCTTGATGCTGATGCTAGAAAAGAAAAAAGCGATCTTGAGGAAATCTACAACGGATCTTTGAACAACCTTGACGATAACGACGTATTGGTTGGGAAAGTAGTTAGATTAACAGACAAGGAAGCTATTGTAGACATCAACTTCAAATCTGAAGGTGTTATTTCTCTTAACGAATTCCGTTACAACCAAGGCCTTAAAGTAGGGGACGAGGTAGAAGTAATGGTAGACAGAAGAGAAGACAAAACCGGACAGCTACAGTTATCTCACAAAAAAGCAAGAACGCTTAAGGCATGGGATAAAGTAAACGAGCTTCACGAAACAGGTGAAATCGTAAACGGTTTTGTTAAGTCTAGAACTAAAGGAGGTATGATCGTTGACGTACACGGAATCGAAGCATTCTTACCAGGTTCTCAGATTGATGTTAAGCCAATTAAAGATTACGATCAGTTTGTTGGTAAGACTATGGAGTTCAAAGTTGTAAAAATCAACCCTGAGTTCAAAAACGTAGTAGTATCTCACAAAGCACTGATCGAAGCAGATATCGAAGGTCAGAAAAAAGAAATCATCGCTCAGCTTGAAAAAGGTCAGGTTCTTGAAGGTACTGTTAAGAATATTACTTCTTACGGTGTGTTCATCGACTTAGGAGGGGTAGATGGATTGATCCACATTACAGACCTTTCTTGGTCTAGAGTGAACCATCCATCTGAAATCCTTGAAGACGGACAGACTGTGAAAGTGGTTATCCTTGATTTCGATGATGAGAAGACAAGAATCCAGTTAGGTATGAAGCAGCTTGAGCCGCACCCATGGGATGCACTTTCTGCTGACCTTAAAGTAGGAGATAAAGTAAAAGGAAAAGTAGTGGTTCTTGCTGACTACGGTGCGTTTGTAGAAATCGCTCCTGGTGTTGAAGGATTGATCCACGTTTCTGAAATGTCTTGGTCTACTCACCTGAGATCTGCCGGTGATTTTGTAAAAGTTGGTGATGAAGTAGAAGCTGAAGTATTGACTTTAGACAGAGAAGAGAGAAAAATTTCTCTTGGTATCAAACAATTGTCTAAAGATCCATGGGAAAATATCGAAGCTAAATATCCTGTAGGATCTCAGCATGTAGGTACCGTAAGAAACTTTACTAACTTCGGTGTATTCGTAGAACTGGAAGAAGGTATCGACGGATTGATTTATATCTCTGATCTTTCTTGGACTAAGAAAATCAAGCACCCATCTGAGTTCTGTGCAGTAGGTGATAAATTAGATGTAGTAGTTCTTGAGCTTGATATCCAGGCTAGAAGACTGTCTTTAGGTCACAAGCAATTAACTGAAAACCCTTGGGATACTTTTGAAACTAAATATGCTGAAGGAACCATCCATGCTGGTAAAGCTGTAGACGTTCACGATAAAGGAGCTTCTGTACAGTTTGAAGATGCTGAGGTTGAAGCATTCTGCCCTTCAAGATTATTAGAAAAAGAAGATGGTTCTAAAATCAAGAAAGGAGAAGAAGCTGATTTCAAAGTAATTGAGTTCAACAAAGAATTCAAGAGAGTTGTAGTTTCTCACACAGGAATTTTCAGAGATGAAGAGAAGAAAAACGTAAGAGAATCTTCTAACAACAGATCTAACAATGTTTCATCATCTTCAAACGAAGAGAGATCTACTCTTGGAGATATCGATGCATTAGCTGAACTGAAAAGAAAAATGGAAGAAGGTAAATAA
- a CDS encoding carcinine hydrolase/isopenicillin-N N-acyltransferase family protein produces MNKIILLLVISMMASGSHSLKACTIFSCSRGGKAYVASNEDDTTPFTRIWYNPATKDRYASICFGAPDMQIAAAMNEHGLFFDYAAANYDLSKLNLTNPYKSDIMWEVLGRCKNVEEAMVILNQYDYISQSQVLLADKEGNSILINPKGIIKKEGDFQINSNCNMINGKLACRRPEIASEMLSESKENNVNFLKSILDKTHQEGELNTLYSTICDLKNGMIYVYLFHDYNTVYKIDLKAELKKGYRIENLADHFPATFAYESFSKNHALYLKESIFQEMTDKGITATTDRYISESETSKNKNLDPALLEVALQLIKYSWNEHNNGGMWDYWFSKPLGYEIKQYKDSKLDAADKLLKYLSAKDHIDPKLLSFMNEIMGFTNLTQGNNILAKELYEKAISNPEQAYSVTLVRGKEMLERINRNK; encoded by the coding sequence ATGAATAAAATTATTCTTTTGTTGGTAATCAGTATGATGGCCTCTGGTTCCCACAGCTTAAAAGCATGTACTATTTTTTCCTGTTCCAGAGGAGGAAAAGCATATGTAGCCTCTAATGAGGATGATACCACACCTTTTACCAGAATATGGTATAACCCTGCCACTAAAGACCGTTACGCTTCCATTTGTTTTGGAGCACCGGATATGCAGATTGCGGCCGCAATGAATGAACATGGATTATTTTTTGATTACGCAGCAGCCAACTATGATTTAAGTAAACTTAATCTTACAAATCCTTATAAAAGTGATATCATGTGGGAGGTTTTGGGAAGATGTAAAAATGTAGAAGAAGCGATGGTCATTTTAAACCAATATGATTACATCTCTCAGTCGCAGGTTTTATTGGCCGATAAAGAAGGAAATTCTATCCTGATTAACCCCAAAGGTATTATCAAAAAAGAGGGCGACTTCCAGATTAACTCAAACTGCAATATGATTAATGGAAAGCTGGCATGCAGAAGACCGGAAATCGCCAGTGAGATGCTATCTGAATCTAAAGAAAACAATGTGAATTTCCTGAAAAGCATCCTCGACAAAACTCATCAGGAAGGAGAATTAAATACATTATATTCCACAATCTGCGATTTGAAAAACGGAATGATCTATGTTTACCTTTTTCATGATTACAATACAGTATATAAAATTGATCTGAAAGCTGAGCTGAAAAAAGGATACAGGATAGAAAATCTTGCAGATCATTTTCCTGCAACATTTGCTTATGAAAGTTTCTCAAAAAACCATGCCTTATATCTTAAAGAATCTATTTTCCAGGAAATGACAGATAAAGGTATCACAGCAACCACAGATCGCTACATATCAGAAAGTGAAACATCAAAAAATAAAAATTTAGATCCTGCCTTACTGGAGGTTGCTTTACAGCTTATTAAATATTCCTGGAATGAGCATAATAACGGCGGTATGTGGGATTATTGGTTCAGCAAGCCGTTAGGGTATGAAATAAAGCAATATAAAGATTCTAAACTTGATGCCGCGGACAAACTGTTAAAATATTTATCTGCCAAAGACCACATCGATCCCAAATTACTAAGCTTCATGAATGAAATCATGGGTTTCACCAATCTCACACAGGGAAATAACATTTTAGCCAAAGAATTGTATGAAAAAGCAATATCCAATCCTGAACAGGCGTACAGCGTAACTTTGGTTCGCGGAAAAGAAATGCTTGAAAGAATAAACAGAAATAAATAA
- a CDS encoding T9SS-dependent M36 family metallopeptidase: protein MKKIILPVLFAAFSVFPTHLFAQDSERLIKQYISQNTIREYKKPDLTSFIIDNIDQSKSMNGDVVKIQQTYKGLPVYASVGTALVKEGKVAYFTDNFVKDYTAVSSNQVSLTKVAALQKIGEYLHKESIKSYPILEYNAAEPDNVKVAKQRLVYFDDHGVLKLSYEFSIPEPGSPSYWNILVDAVDGNIIANFDLNLACDFHEGAYSHDLDHKQSLIGPVNITNNNSILAAYNASYNVFPLPIESATFGSRSVVSNPWITAASQEGWHSDGTTHYTITRGNNVYAYDDISDADAPGFSPDGGTSRNFNFPFSMTGDPYNNLSASVTNLFYINNKVHDIFYMFGFTPAARNFQQNNFVPNGLGNDYVNAEAMDGGGTNNANFATPADGSKPRMQMYLWSTFNRNFFYNAPSAAIPRTPAAGLAQFGTPLDANGVTGNVQISSVADACTALPAGSLTGKIGLIERGTCAFTVKVKNAQDAGATAAIIYNLPTSGAIGGMSGTDATITIPSVLIGNSEGEYIKGQLSAGTTVNVTLKDDPATSTTPDGSFDNGIVVHEYGHGISNRLTGNGYSCLSYVNSREQMGEGWSDFFALMLTNKAGDNASVPRGIGTYVVGQSNSGGGIRPAKYSPDFSINSYTYGNTNGMQYTNSSGALVPDVHSIGFIWASMLWDLHWQYVNKYGYSSDVLANTTNGSSRVLQLVTNALKLQVCSPTFIDGRDAILAADQNTTGGADKCMIWRTFAKRGLGVGASAGSKTNINDQIESFAVPSECALATDEVKTVKSDISIYPNPARNEFFINFPSNTLGKISVEIYDMSGKLVSSEDKISPDSKKSIATDKLVSGTYLVKVKGLNVDATSKVIIKK, encoded by the coding sequence ATGAAGAAAATAATTTTACCTGTTTTATTTGCTGCTTTTTCAGTATTTCCTACTCACTTATTCGCACAAGACAGCGAACGCTTAATTAAGCAGTATATTTCTCAAAATACAATAAGAGAATATAAAAAGCCGGATCTTACCAGTTTTATTATCGATAATATTGATCAATCTAAATCCATGAATGGAGATGTGGTCAAGATTCAGCAGACCTATAAAGGACTTCCTGTATATGCTTCTGTAGGGACGGCTTTAGTAAAAGAAGGAAAGGTTGCTTATTTCACGGATAATTTTGTGAAGGATTATACTGCTGTATCCTCCAATCAGGTATCGTTAACTAAAGTTGCTGCATTGCAGAAAATAGGGGAATACCTACACAAAGAATCAATAAAATCATATCCTATCCTTGAGTACAATGCTGCAGAACCTGATAATGTTAAGGTGGCAAAACAAAGATTGGTGTATTTTGATGATCATGGTGTTTTAAAGTTATCATATGAGTTTTCTATTCCCGAGCCGGGATCACCAAGCTACTGGAACATATTGGTAGATGCAGTAGACGGCAATATCATTGCTAATTTTGATTTGAATTTAGCTTGTGATTTCCACGAAGGTGCATACTCACATGATTTGGATCATAAGCAATCGTTGATTGGTCCTGTTAATATAACAAACAACAATTCAATTTTAGCAGCATATAATGCTTCTTATAATGTATTTCCATTGCCTATCGAATCAGCCACTTTTGGTTCAAGGTCCGTAGTTAGTAACCCATGGATTACAGCTGCATCACAGGAAGGCTGGCATTCTGATGGTACCACGCATTATACGATAACCAGAGGAAATAATGTATATGCTTATGATGATATTTCTGATGCAGATGCTCCTGGATTTTCTCCTGACGGCGGTACTTCGAGGAATTTTAATTTTCCGTTCAGCATGACTGGTGATCCTTATAATAACTTAAGTGCATCTGTAACTAACTTATTCTATATTAATAATAAGGTGCATGACATTTTTTATATGTTCGGGTTTACTCCTGCAGCGAGAAATTTTCAGCAAAATAATTTCGTGCCTAATGGTTTAGGAAATGATTATGTAAATGCTGAAGCGATGGATGGCGGAGGTACCAATAACGCTAATTTTGCCACTCCTGCTGATGGTAGCAAACCGAGAATGCAGATGTATTTGTGGAGTACTTTTAACAGGAATTTCTTTTACAATGCTCCTTCCGCTGCAATACCACGTACGCCTGCTGCCGGTTTAGCACAATTTGGAACTCCTCTGGATGCTAACGGAGTTACAGGAAATGTACAGATTTCATCCGTAGCGGATGCCTGTACAGCATTGCCTGCCGGTTCATTAACAGGAAAAATTGGTTTGATAGAAAGAGGAACCTGTGCATTTACTGTTAAGGTGAAAAATGCTCAGGATGCCGGAGCAACGGCTGCTATCATTTATAATTTGCCAACATCAGGGGCCATAGGAGGAATGTCAGGAACAGACGCTACGATAACTATCCCTTCGGTCTTGATTGGCAATTCTGAAGGTGAATATATTAAAGGTCAACTATCTGCCGGTACTACGGTAAATGTAACGCTAAAAGATGATCCCGCAACAAGTACAACACCTGACGGAAGTTTTGATAATGGAATTGTGGTTCATGAATATGGACACGGAATTTCAAACAGGCTAACAGGGAACGGTTATTCTTGTTTAAGCTATGTCAATTCCAGAGAACAGATGGGAGAGGGCTGGTCAGATTTTTTTGCGTTAATGCTTACAAACAAAGCAGGAGATAATGCTTCCGTACCTAGAGGAATAGGAACCTATGTGGTAGGTCAGTCTAATAGTGGCGGGGGAATTAGGCCTGCAAAATATTCTCCTGATTTTAGCATCAATAGTTATACGTATGGAAATACTAATGGAATGCAATATACCAATTCAAGTGGTGCATTAGTTCCAGATGTACATTCCATAGGGTTTATATGGGCTTCAATGCTATGGGATCTGCACTGGCAATATGTTAATAAATATGGCTATTCTTCAGATGTACTGGCCAATACGACTAATGGAAGTTCAAGAGTCCTTCAGTTGGTTACCAATGCATTGAAATTACAGGTGTGCAGTCCTACATTCATTGATGGAAGGGATGCTATTTTAGCAGCAGATCAGAATACAACAGGAGGTGCTGACAAGTGCATGATCTGGAGAACTTTTGCCAAAAGAGGTTTAGGTGTGGGTGCCAGCGCAGGAAGCAAGACCAATATCAATGACCAGATCGAAAGTTTTGCAGTTCCTTCAGAATGTGCACTAGCTACGGATGAAGTTAAAACCGTGAAAAGTGACATCTCCATTTATCCGAATCCTGCAAGAAATGAATTCTTTATCAATTTCCCATCCAATACATTAGGAAAAATAAGTGTGGAAATATATGATATGTCAGGGAAATTAGTTTCCTCAGAAGATAAGATCTCTCCTGATTCCAAGAAATCCATTGCAACGGACAAGCTGGTAAGCGGGACTTATCTGGTAAAAGTTAAAGGGCTTAATGTTGATGCGACTTCAAAAGTGATCATCAAGAAATAA
- a CDS encoding EamA family transporter: protein MKKKSILKGVLFVGLGASIYGMLATFVKMAYHEGYTTSEVTTAQFILGIAGLLILNFIQTAASKKILPKPSSRETGKLLLAGTSLGCTSLFYYIAVQYINVSIAIVLLMQSVWFSVVVESVITKTLPNARKVIATIIVLVGTVLATNLIHADISLDWHGIFWGLMAAASYTLTMFTSNTIATHLPVFRKSFIMLCGGSVIILLFLFFAQIGPLHFEALRSFYLNFTENTSHIRAFDYSILWKYGFILALFGTIIPPILFNIGFPQAGLGLGSIVSSLELPVSVTMAFVLLGEKVLLIQWIGIILILFAIVLMNLPAKKDFRIADEPAP from the coding sequence ATGAAAAAGAAAAGTATTTTAAAAGGTGTCCTTTTTGTGGGATTGGGGGCCAGTATATACGGGATGTTGGCTACGTTTGTTAAGATGGCTTATCATGAGGGGTATACTACCTCGGAGGTTACTACAGCACAGTTTATATTGGGAATAGCCGGACTTCTGATCCTCAATTTTATTCAGACTGCTGCTTCAAAAAAGATTTTACCGAAACCCAGTTCCAGGGAGACAGGTAAGCTGCTGCTCGCAGGTACTTCATTAGGATGTACAAGCCTGTTCTATTATATTGCGGTACAATATATCAATGTTTCCATAGCCATTGTGCTTCTGATGCAGTCAGTATGGTTCAGTGTGGTCGTGGAAAGTGTGATCACCAAGACCCTGCCGAATGCGAGGAAAGTTATTGCTACTATAATCGTCCTTGTTGGGACAGTTTTGGCAACCAATCTTATCCATGCAGATATCAGTCTGGACTGGCATGGAATATTCTGGGGTCTGATGGCGGCGGCATCTTATACTTTAACAATGTTCACATCCAATACCATTGCTACCCATCTGCCGGTATTCAGGAAGAGTTTCATAATGCTTTGCGGAGGATCGGTCATTATTCTTTTATTTCTGTTTTTTGCTCAGATCGGACCTTTGCACTTTGAGGCTTTAAGGTCGTTTTACCTGAACTTTACAGAAAACACGAGTCATATCAGGGCCTTTGACTATTCCATATTATGGAAGTACGGTTTTATTCTGGCTTTATTCGGAACCATTATTCCACCGATTTTGTTCAATATAGGGTTTCCTCAGGCAGGGCTTGGCCTGGGAAGCATCGTTTCTTCACTTGAACTGCCTGTATCCGTAACGATGGCTTTTGTACTGCTGGGTGAAAAAGTCCTTCTGATTCAGTGGATAGGAATTATCCTCATTCTATTTGCTATTGTACTGATGAACCTGCCGGCAAAAAAAGATTTTCGTATTGCTGATGAACCGGCCCCATAA
- the rplS gene encoding 50S ribosomal protein L19 gives MDLLKYVQDKYIAKKEFPEFKAGDTITVYYEIKEGQKTRTQFFKGTVIQLRGTGSTKTFTIRKMSGDVGVERVFPINMPALQKIEVDRRGRVRRSRIYYFRDLRGKKARIKDAAYKKK, from the coding sequence ATGGATTTATTAAAGTACGTACAAGATAAGTACATTGCGAAAAAAGAATTCCCTGAATTCAAAGCAGGTGATACCATCACTGTGTATTACGAAATTAAAGAAGGACAAAAAACAAGAACTCAGTTCTTCAAAGGAACCGTTATCCAATTAAGAGGTACAGGTTCCACCAAAACATTTACCATCAGAAAAATGAGCGGTGATGTAGGTGTTGAAAGAGTATTCCCGATCAACATGCCTGCACTTCAGAAAATCGAAGTTGACAGAAGAGGTAGAGTAAGAAGATCAAGAATCTACTACTTCAGAGATCTTAGAGGTAAGAAAGCAAGAATCAAAGACGCTGCTTACAAAAAGAAATAA
- a CDS encoding alpha/beta fold hydrolase, with protein sequence MIRYCKLAVIRILLCSAPILASAQVRPLDAMLSDYQYPFQVEYINLNSQNNALKMAYMDVKPKTANGKTIMLLHGKNFNGAYWEKTAKDLSSKGFRVIIPDQIGFGKSSKPHSYQFSFAQLAENTKLILDQLNIDKVIVLGHSMGGMVATRFTLQYPEKVQKLILENPIGLEDYKTFAAYQNIDKAYQSELKNTAETYKDYQMKFYYDNRWKAEYQPWLDLIAGWTLHPDYPKVAWDAALTSDMIYNQPVCYEFKNIKVPTLLIIGTRDRTAIGKDRAPKELQAKMGQYQELGKKTQKEIPGSKLAELDNVGHLPHIEAYDRFWNALYDFIK encoded by the coding sequence ATGATTCGATATTGTAAACTTGCTGTCATCAGAATTCTTTTGTGCTCTGCTCCTATATTGGCTTCTGCTCAGGTCAGGCCGTTGGATGCAATGCTTTCTGACTATCAGTATCCATTTCAGGTAGAATATATCAACCTGAATTCACAAAATAACGCCCTTAAAATGGCCTACATGGATGTAAAGCCGAAAACAGCTAACGGAAAGACGATTATGCTCCTCCACGGCAAAAATTTTAACGGAGCCTATTGGGAAAAAACTGCAAAAGATCTTTCTTCAAAGGGTTTCAGGGTGATCATACCGGATCAGATTGGTTTCGGAAAATCCTCAAAACCTCATAGCTATCAGTTTTCCTTCGCACAGCTGGCGGAAAATACAAAGCTGATTTTAGACCAGCTAAATATTGATAAGGTGATTGTGCTTGGACATTCCATGGGAGGCATGGTAGCAACCCGGTTTACCCTGCAGTACCCGGAAAAGGTGCAGAAACTGATTCTTGAAAACCCCATCGGACTTGAAGATTATAAAACCTTTGCAGCCTATCAGAATATAGATAAGGCCTATCAGTCTGAACTTAAAAATACAGCGGAGACATATAAGGATTATCAGATGAAATTTTACTATGACAATCGATGGAAAGCAGAATATCAGCCATGGCTGGATCTGATTGCAGGCTGGACTTTACACCCTGATTACCCGAAAGTTGCCTGGGATGCTGCGCTTACTTCTGATATGATCTATAACCAGCCTGTATGCTATGAATTTAAAAATATTAAAGTTCCTACGCTGCTGATCATCGGGACAAGGGACAGGACTGCCATCGGGAAAGACCGTGCACCGAAAGAACTGCAGGCGAAAATGGGACAGTATCAGGAATTGGGTAAAAAGACACAGAAGGAAATACCGGGATCGAAACTTGCAGAACTTGACAATGTTGGTCACCTTCCCCATATTGAAGCTTATGACAGGTTTTGGAATGCCCTTTACGACTTTATAAAATAG
- a CDS encoding DEAD/DEAH box helicase yields MELQSIYQKLQIQDMNQMQKSAYKATENGQDIVLLSPTGSGKTLAFLFPVLRNLTKDAQGIQAMILVPARELALQIEQVFKSMGTDFKVSVCYGGHDKKIEVNNLTEAPAVLIGTPGRVVYHLRNNNFDPKSIRTLVLDEFDKALELGFHDDMEFISNSLKGLSQRILTSATAMDEIPAFTGLKNEKTVSFLKLNEAKPDIQLRKVMTISEEKLDTLFSLICKIGNKRTLIFCNHRDAVDRISELLREKGIDRETFHGGMEQDERERALLKFRNDSARILITTDLAARGLDVPEVESIVHYQLPPKEDAFIHRNGRTARMNAKGFAYLIMTEDENFPFIKQDTPEESVTGFHKVPEKTPFQTIYISAGKKDKVNKVDIVGYLIKKGELQKEDIGLIEVKDTTSYAAVARNKVNAVLKKLSIEKLKGKKVKMEIAY; encoded by the coding sequence ATGGAACTACAATCTATTTATCAGAAACTCCAGATTCAGGATATGAATCAGATGCAGAAATCGGCTTATAAGGCAACGGAAAACGGGCAGGACATTGTGTTGCTTTCTCCTACGGGCTCCGGTAAGACGCTGGCTTTTTTATTTCCGGTCCTGCGAAATCTTACAAAGGATGCCCAGGGAATCCAGGCTATGATTCTGGTGCCGGCAAGAGAACTGGCCCTTCAGATTGAGCAGGTATTTAAATCTATGGGCACAGATTTCAAAGTGTCGGTCTGTTACGGAGGTCATGACAAAAAGATTGAAGTTAATAATTTAACAGAAGCTCCTGCCGTTCTGATCGGTACACCGGGAAGGGTGGTGTATCATTTGAGGAACAATAATTTTGATCCTAAAAGCATCAGGACACTGGTCCTTGATGAGTTTGACAAAGCCCTGGAACTCGGATTTCATGATGATATGGAATTTATTTCCAATTCCCTGAAAGGCTTAAGCCAGAGAATCCTCACGTCCGCTACTGCCATGGATGAGATTCCTGCATTTACAGGGCTTAAAAATGAAAAAACAGTCAGCTTCCTGAAGCTCAATGAAGCAAAACCTGATATCCAGCTTAGAAAAGTAATGACAATATCTGAGGAGAAGCTGGATACCCTTTTCAGCCTGATCTGTAAAATCGGGAATAAAAGAACGCTTATCTTCTGCAACCACAGGGATGCAGTGGACCGTATTTCCGAGCTTTTAAGAGAAAAAGGTATTGACCGTGAAACGTTCCACGGCGGCATGGAACAGGATGAAAGGGAACGTGCCCTGCTGAAGTTCAGGAATGATTCAGCCCGGATTCTGATCACGACCGACCTGGCTGCAAGAGGCCTAGATGTTCCTGAAGTAGAGTCCATCGTTCACTACCAGCTGCCACCCAAAGAGGATGCTTTTATTCACAGGAATGGACGAACGGCGAGAATGAATGCCAAGGGGTTTGCCTACCTGATCATGACGGAAGATGAAAATTTCCCGTTCATTAAACAGGATACGCCTGAAGAAAGTGTGACAGGATTCCATAAAGTTCCCGAAAAAACACCATTCCAGACCATTTACATCAGTGCAGGCAAAAAGGATAAGGTGAATAAGGTAGATATTGTTGGATACCTGATAAAAAAAGGAGAACTTCAGAAGGAGGATATCGGACTGATTGAAGTGAAGGATACTACCTCTTATGCTGCCGTGGCCAGAAATAAAGTTAATGCAGTGTTGAAAAAGCTGAGCATCGAAAAACTCAAGGGTAAAAAAGTCAAGATGGAAATCGCCTATTAA
- a CDS encoding PhzF family phenazine biosynthesis protein: MMKIKTFIVDAFTNESFKGNQAGVCILEMPVSEENMILIAKEFGFSETAFVTRKDHNRFAIRYFSPVMEIPLCGHATMASAKVLFTEHPEMKAITFETYSGTVLELKNADRIEMFFPVHETQQHELQDDIKKAIGITEVTNCAYNEYHNIVLAEIGSSKELQDLRPDFNGLKNIVTTINGVLVTARSEREGYDFEYRYFWPWSGSDEDPVTGGVQSFLCKYWSVKLNKKVLNAFQCSERTGSMEVELLDDQTIIRSNAVIFMSGEINQPV; the protein is encoded by the coding sequence ATGATGAAGATTAAAACGTTTATTGTAGATGCTTTTACAAACGAATCATTCAAAGGAAACCAGGCCGGCGTCTGTATACTTGAAATGCCGGTTTCTGAAGAAAACATGATTCTGATTGCAAAAGAATTCGGATTTTCGGAAACGGCATTTGTAACCAGGAAAGACCATAACCGGTTTGCTATCCGGTACTTTTCGCCGGTAATGGAAATCCCGCTGTGCGGGCATGCCACAATGGCTTCTGCAAAGGTTCTCTTCACCGAGCATCCGGAAATGAAGGCCATTACCTTTGAAACCTATTCGGGTACTGTTCTTGAACTGAAAAATGCTGACCGGATCGAAATGTTCTTCCCCGTACACGAAACACAGCAGCATGAACTTCAGGATGACATAAAAAAAGCGATCGGAATTACGGAAGTAACGAATTGTGCGTATAACGAATACCACAACATTGTACTGGCAGAAATCGGAAGCAGCAAAGAACTTCAGGACTTGAGGCCTGATTTCAACGGTCTGAAAAATATTGTAACCACCATCAATGGTGTTTTGGTTACAGCCCGTTCGGAAAGGGAAGGTTATGATTTCGAATACCGCTATTTCTGGCCATGGTCCGGCTCTGATGAAGATCCGGTAACCGGAGGCGTACAGAGTTTCCTCTGCAAATACTGGTCTGTGAAACTCAATAAAAAAGTACTTAATGCATTCCAGTGCTCTGAGCGGACCGGAAGCATGGAGGTTGAGTTACTGGATGACCAAACCATCATCAGGAGCAATGCCGTTATATTCATGTCCGGTGAAATCAATCAACCGGTTTAA